A stretch of the Desulfobacter sp. genome encodes the following:
- a CDS encoding adenylate/guanylate cyclase domain-containing protein: MTAEQKVTRKLRAILSADVKGYSLLMTRDEASTVQTLKEYRGIMSETIKGHSGRVVDAPGDNLLAEFPSAVEAVQCSVEIQNDLKIKNAELPENKRLEFRIGVNIGDVIQEGKSLYGEGINIAARIEGLARPGGICISRNVYDQVKNKLGVTFEYVGRKSVKNISDPVYLYKILLNPEDSEFIYGKKKKFDLPQKPSIAVIPFENLSGDSNFDHVCDAITEEITTGLTNVPLLFVIARSSTSIYRGQKIETQKIGRELGVQYVLEGSIQKSGERIRVTAQLVDALNQRHLWADRYEGTITDLFDFQDKITIQILTALQVRLEKGHKSNIWAGATKNLTALQRYLQAHEAFFKCADIITARRLFKEAKDLDSGFSLPYVYLGWLHLFDAWLGLSESPEKSIQKAMELAQEAVRLYKTVAPDYSLLGKIYYTMGDVAKGIATTRHAIEISPNDADCHVHLGGLLAFTGHPEEALFWINKAVRLNPQGSWIYNVYFGMAYNILGRYKEAIKAYKTALKQNPDNILGLAGLVEGYCLFGKHEKAQNVALEVYRVFPSFSAVYHANAMGYRYKEDTNKFLEALQKAGLK; encoded by the coding sequence ATGACAGCAGAACAAAAGGTTACAAGAAAACTCAGAGCCATTCTAAGCGCTGATGTCAAGGGCTACAGTCTTCTCATGACCAGGGATGAAGCCTCCACAGTCCAAACACTGAAGGAATATCGGGGCATTATGTCTGAAACAATCAAAGGACATTCCGGTCGTGTTGTTGATGCTCCCGGTGATAACTTACTGGCTGAATTCCCAAGTGCCGTAGAAGCGGTCCAATGTTCTGTTGAGATTCAGAATGATCTAAAAATTAAAAATGCTGAACTGCCGGAAAACAAACGACTTGAGTTCCGCATAGGTGTGAACATCGGCGATGTAATTCAGGAAGGGAAAAGTCTTTACGGTGAAGGTATCAACATAGCGGCGCGGATTGAAGGGCTTGCCAGGCCAGGGGGAATCTGTATTTCAAGAAATGTATACGACCAGGTGAAAAACAAGTTAGGGGTTACGTTCGAATATGTTGGCCGGAAATCTGTAAAAAATATTTCAGATCCTGTCTATCTCTACAAAATCCTGTTAAATCCGGAAGATTCTGAATTTATTTATGGTAAGAAAAAGAAATTTGACCTTCCCCAAAAGCCTTCTATTGCAGTTATACCCTTTGAAAATTTAAGTGGTGATAGCAATTTTGATCATGTCTGTGATGCGATCACCGAAGAAATCACAACGGGATTGACAAATGTGCCACTTTTGTTTGTCATCGCCAGGAGTTCAACAAGCATATATAGAGGGCAAAAAATTGAAACCCAAAAAATAGGGCGGGAACTCGGGGTTCAATATGTTCTTGAAGGCAGTATCCAGAAATCAGGGGAAAGGATACGTGTTACGGCTCAGCTCGTTGATGCTTTGAATCAAAGGCACCTATGGGCTGATAGATATGAGGGGACAATTACGGATCTGTTTGACTTTCAGGATAAAATTACAATCCAAATATTAACGGCTCTTCAGGTCCGGCTCGAAAAAGGTCATAAATCAAATATCTGGGCAGGGGCCACTAAGAACCTGACCGCTTTACAGAGATATCTCCAGGCTCACGAAGCCTTTTTTAAATGCGCAGATATTATTACAGCACGCAGATTATTTAAAGAAGCCAAAGATTTGGATTCCGGTTTTTCACTTCCATACGTCTATCTGGGATGGCTTCATTTATTTGATGCTTGGCTGGGCCTGAGTGAATCACCGGAAAAGTCTATCCAAAAAGCAATGGAATTAGCCCAAGAAGCAGTGCGGCTATACAAAACCGTTGCCCCTGACTATTCCTTGTTAGGGAAAATATATTACACCATGGGCGATGTGGCAAAAGGGATCGCTACCACAAGGCATGCCATAGAAATCAGTCCTAACGATGCAGACTGCCACGTGCATTTGGGAGGGCTTCTTGCTTTTACCGGACATCCGGAAGAAGCGCTTTTCTGGATTAACAAAGCCGTTCGTCTGAATCCGCAGGGAAGTTGGATCTACAACGTATATTTCGGTATGGCATACAATATTCTGGGCAGATATAAAGAAGCTATCAAAGCCTACAAAACGGCTCTGAAACAAAATCCTGATAACATTTTAGGCCTGGCCGGCCTTGTTGAAGGCTATTGTTTGTTTGGAAAACATGAAAAAGCTCAAAACGTTGCTCTGGAGGTTTATAGAGTATTTCCTAGTTTCTCCGCAGTCTACCATGCCAATGCCATGGGGTATCGATATAAAGAAGATACGAACAAATTTCTCGAAGCATTGCAAAAAGCAGGATTAAAATAA
- a CDS encoding DUF3781 domain-containing protein yields MDETLRTSIAGQFKNTSLGFLRIKKNLGVIHFTDGETEEYLKKIVLATPLEKIETKGKNYYFKCFEYNAILTQ; encoded by the coding sequence ATGGATGAAACCTTGAGAACATCAATCGCCGGTCAATTCAAAAATACCTCTTTGGGATTTTTGAGAATAAAAAAAAATCTTGGGGTTATCCATTTTACCGATGGCGAAACAGAGGAATATCTAAAAAAAATTGTGTTGGCGACACCTTTGGAGAAAATAGAAACAAAAGGGAAAAATTATTATTTCAAATGTTTTGAATATAATGCTATTTTGACTCAGTGA
- a CDS encoding IS4 family transposase: MTHISVPKKQLRSLNFDNFRCPLIKSLSKAPELQSRGDRPLKMTFEDQINALVYFHLQEHKSARHLIQDLKENVFAKENIAPDGGISRSSFCEAINHRGLEQLQFIFEDLYKQALECHPGEHAELGELVSIDGSLINAVLSMHWANYRKGSKKAKVHCGFDINHGIPNKIFLTEGNGAERTFVPKILSKGQTGVMDRGYQSHKEFDLLQEQGKHFVCRIKTRTTRTIIDNHETPSDSYIFYDALVKLGTPNQNQTKRPVRVVGYKIAGVKYYVATDRHDLTAEQIATIYKLRWTIEDFFKWWKEHLKVYHLIARSEYGLMVQILGGLITYLLLAIHCQKQFNEKVTIKRVRQLRTAILNDLFGCEEQGSHSSNRDNIVKDQKIIEQAKT; the protein is encoded by the coding sequence ATGACGCACATCTCAGTCCCTAAAAAACAACTACGGTCCCTGAACTTTGACAATTTCAGGTGCCCTCTGATAAAGTCACTTTCAAAAGCACCGGAATTACAATCTCGAGGAGACCGCCCTTTAAAAATGACATTCGAAGACCAGATAAATGCTTTGGTTTATTTCCATCTTCAGGAGCACAAGTCTGCCCGACATTTAATTCAGGATCTCAAGGAGAATGTTTTTGCTAAAGAAAATATTGCGCCAGACGGTGGTATCAGCCGTAGTAGTTTCTGTGAAGCCATCAATCACAGGGGACTCGAACAACTGCAATTTATCTTTGAGGATCTTTATAAACAGGCTCTTGAGTGTCATCCGGGTGAACACGCCGAGTTAGGAGAGTTGGTTTCCATTGACGGTAGTCTCATAAATGCAGTCCTTTCAATGCACTGGGCGAACTACAGAAAAGGAAGTAAAAAAGCCAAAGTACATTGCGGATTTGACATTAATCACGGAATCCCAAACAAAATCTTTTTGACTGAAGGCAACGGCGCTGAACGCACTTTTGTTCCCAAAATACTTTCCAAGGGGCAAACAGGTGTTATGGATCGTGGATATCAATCCCATAAAGAATTTGACCTGCTTCAGGAGCAAGGCAAACATTTTGTCTGCCGTATAAAAACCAGGACAACAAGAACAATTATTGATAACCACGAGACCCCTTCCGACAGCTACATTTTTTATGATGCACTGGTTAAACTTGGTACTCCGAATCAAAACCAGACGAAAAGGCCTGTTCGGGTTGTTGGCTATAAAATTGCTGGCGTCAAATACTATGTGGCAACTGACAGGCATGATTTAACAGCGGAACAAATAGCAACAATTTATAAACTCCGGTGGACCATTGAGGATTTTTTCAAATGGTGGAAAGAACATCTGAAGGTATATCATCTCATTGCCCGCAGTGAATACGGCCTTATGGTTCAGATTCTTGGCGGCCTTATCACTTACCTGTTACTGGCAATCCATTGCCAAAAACAGTTTAATGAAAAGGTCACGATCAAAAGAGTTCGGCAGCTGCGAACCGCCATTCTAAATGACCTGTTTGGCTGCGAGGAGCAGGGCTCTCATAGTTCAAACAGGGACAATATTGTCAAAGATCAAAAAATTATTGAGCAAGCAAAAACCTAA